One genomic segment of Luteimonas galliterrae includes these proteins:
- the edd gene encoding phosphogluconate dehydratase, translating to MTLHPVLHEVTERIRQRSRGWRAAYLDGVAAMHENRPLRARLSCGNLAHGFAGSNATDKSRLKADATPNLGIVSAYNDMLSAHQPFETYPTQIRDIARSLGATAQVAGGVPAMCDGVTQGRAGMELSLFSRDAIAQATAVALSHDMFDAAVYLGVCDKIVPGLLIGALAFGHLPAVFIPAGPMTPGIPNKQKAEVRERYAAGEATREELLEAESGSYHAPGTCTFYGTANSNQVLLEAMGIQLPGASFVNPGTPLRDALTRAATERALRITALGADYRPIGQLIDERAIVNAVVALLATGGSTNHTIHFVAVARAAGIVLTWEDIDALALAVPLLARVYPNGEADVNRFAASGGTAYVFRELIDAGLMHADIPTVVAGGMRAYCDEPRLDGGSLAYAPGAAQSGDEEVVRPVSAPFETHGGLRLLKGNLGRSLIKLSAIKPEHRSITAPAVVVDNPQALNKLHAAGALPKDFVAVVRFQGPHANGMPEMHSLTPLLGMLQNQGRRVALVTDGRLSGASGKIPSAIHVTPEAAHGGALAKLREGDMVRLDGEAGVLEALVDAAEWNARGIAVDSTPPAFDMGRNLFANSRALVTPPDQGALSISCGPVFQHGETEPEYDAEYELGGGTLAAEAPHEAKDA from the coding sequence ATGACCTTGCACCCCGTCCTGCACGAAGTCACCGAACGCATCCGCCAACGCAGCCGCGGCTGGCGTGCGGCCTATCTGGACGGCGTCGCAGCGATGCACGAGAACCGGCCGCTGCGCGCGCGCTTGAGCTGCGGCAATCTGGCGCACGGCTTCGCCGGCAGCAACGCCACCGACAAATCGCGGCTGAAGGCCGATGCCACGCCGAATCTGGGCATCGTCAGCGCTTACAACGACATGCTGTCGGCGCACCAGCCGTTCGAGACGTATCCGACGCAGATCCGCGACATCGCGCGCTCGCTCGGCGCCACGGCGCAGGTCGCCGGCGGCGTGCCGGCGATGTGCGACGGCGTCACCCAGGGCCGCGCCGGCATGGAATTGTCCTTGTTCTCGCGCGATGCGATCGCACAAGCCACCGCCGTCGCGCTCTCGCACGACATGTTCGACGCGGCCGTGTACTTGGGCGTGTGCGACAAGATCGTGCCGGGCCTGTTGATCGGCGCGCTGGCGTTCGGCCATCTGCCGGCGGTGTTCATCCCGGCCGGGCCGATGACGCCCGGCATCCCGAACAAGCAGAAGGCCGAAGTGCGCGAGCGCTACGCGGCCGGCGAAGCCACGCGCGAGGAGCTGCTCGAAGCCGAGTCGGGCTCGTATCACGCGCCAGGCACCTGCACGTTCTACGGCACGGCCAATTCCAATCAAGTGCTGCTCGAAGCGATGGGCATACAGCTGCCCGGGGCGTCGTTCGTCAATCCCGGCACGCCGCTGCGCGACGCGCTGACCCGCGCCGCGACCGAACGCGCTTTGCGCATCACTGCGCTCGGCGCCGACTACCGGCCGATCGGGCAGCTGATCGACGAACGCGCCATCGTCAATGCGGTCGTCGCGCTGCTCGCTACCGGCGGTTCCACCAACCACACCATCCATTTCGTCGCGGTGGCGCGCGCCGCCGGCATCGTGTTGACTTGGGAAGACATCGACGCGCTGGCGCTGGCGGTGCCACTGCTGGCGCGCGTCTATCCCAACGGCGAGGCGGACGTGAACCGCTTCGCCGCCAGCGGCGGCACGGCGTACGTATTCCGGGAACTGATCGACGCCGGCTTGATGCATGCGGACATCCCGACCGTGGTCGCCGGCGGCATGCGGGCTTACTGCGACGAGCCGCGGTTGGACGGCGGATCGCTGGCGTATGCGCCCGGCGCTGCGCAATCGGGCGACGAAGAAGTCGTGCGGCCGGTGTCGGCGCCGTTCGAGACGCATGGCGGATTGCGTCTGCTCAAGGGCAATCTGGGCCGTTCGCTGATCAAACTATCGGCGATCAAGCCCGAGCATCGCAGCATCACCGCGCCCGCCGTGGTCGTCGACAACCCGCAGGCGTTGAACAAACTGCACGCCGCCGGCGCGCTGCCGAAGGATTTCGTGGCCGTGGTGCGCTTCCAGGGCCCGCACGCCAACGGCATGCCCGAAATGCATTCGCTGACGCCGCTGCTGGGCATGCTGCAGAACCAGGGCCGGCGCGTGGCGCTGGTCACCGACGGCCGCCTGTCGGGCGCTTCGGGCAAGATCCCCTCGGCGATCCACGTCACGCCCGAAGCCGCGCACGGCGGCGCGCTGGCGAAGTTGCGCGAAGGCGACATGGTGCGCCTGGATGGCGAAGCCGGCGTGCTGGAGGCCTTGGTCGATGCCGCCGAGTGGAACGCGCGCGGCATCGCCGTCGACAGCACGCCGCCCGCGTTCGACATGGGCCGCAATCTTTTCGCCAACAGCCGCGCGCTGGTGACGCCGCCGGATCAGGGCGCGCTGTCCATTTCCTGCGGGCCGGTTTTCCAGCATGGCGAAACCGAACCGGAATACGACGCCGAATACGAACTCGGCGGCGGTACCCTCGCTGCGGAAGCGCCGCATGAAGCGAAGGATGCTTGA
- the pgl gene encoding 6-phosphogluconolactonase, with product MPNEIRPPLTDDDSASPTRVKFHAYPDADAWASACAGALAAIVRRDLERNGHARLLLSGGTTPAPVYRALSKTPLHWNKVDIALVDERWLQPDDADSNARLVRDTLLQNHAKAAHFEPMTRVGRTLEEAVATANAHARRQASAAVLGMGEDGHTASLFPGARDLARALASHSDYVSFDASGCPGAGAWPLRITLTPQGLSKARERMLLVRGESKRKLLDRVPDSDDIGRMPVRAAFTTPGAALQIHWCP from the coding sequence ATGCCCAACGAAATCCGGCCGCCGCTGACCGATGACGATTCCGCGTCGCCGACACGGGTGAAATTCCATGCCTATCCCGACGCCGACGCCTGGGCTTCGGCCTGCGCCGGGGCCCTGGCCGCCATCGTGCGCCGCGATCTGGAGCGCAACGGCCACGCGCGCCTGCTGCTCTCGGGCGGCACGACGCCGGCACCGGTATACCGCGCCTTGTCGAAAACGCCGCTGCACTGGAACAAGGTCGACATCGCGCTGGTCGACGAACGCTGGCTGCAACCGGACGATGCCGACAGCAACGCGCGGCTGGTGCGCGATACGCTGCTGCAGAATCATGCCAAAGCCGCGCATTTCGAACCGATGACGCGCGTCGGCCGCACGCTGGAAGAAGCCGTCGCCACCGCCAACGCCCATGCGCGCCGCCAGGCGAGCGCGGCGGTGCTGGGCATGGGCGAGGACGGCCACACTGCATCGCTGTTCCCCGGCGCGCGCGACTTGGCGCGGGCGCTGGCCAGCCATTCCGATTACGTGTCCTTCGATGCCAGCGGCTGCCCCGGCGCCGGCGCGTGGCCGTTGCGCATCACGCTGACGCCCCAAGGATTGTCGAAGGCGCGCGAACGGATGCTGCTGGTGCGCGGCGAATCCAAGCGCAAGCTGCTCGACCGGGTGCCGGACAGCGACGACATCGGCCGGATGCCGGTCCGCGCGGCCTTCACCACGCCCGGTGCGGCGCTGCAGATCCACTGGTGCCCTTGA
- a CDS encoding GH1 family beta-glucosidase, translated as MSPPLTAAKKQFPKGFLWGSATAAHQIEGSPLADGAGPSIWTRFAHTPGMTLNGDTGDVACDHYRRWKEDVALMRELGMQAYRFSVSWSRILPEGTGRVNQKGLDFYSRLVDELLANGIEPLLTLYHWDLPAALDDRGGWLNRDCADWFADYGRVLYRALDGRVKKWVTLNEPWVITDGGYLHGALAPGHRSRFEAPIASHNLMRSHGAAVQAYRAEGRHEIGLVVNIEPKYAASDSAEDQAAVRRADAYMNRQYLDPALLGSYPDEMKEIFGEAWPDWPAEDFDLIRQQLDFIGINYYTRNVTQANDSYPLRAGPVKQPLGTYTETGWEVFPQGLTDLLVWAKDRYGNIPTYITENGAAFFDPPVADTDPSGARRIRDPLRIDYLRKHLSAIHDAIAAGCDIRGYMVWSLLDNLEWSLGYSKRFGIVHVNYGTQERTPKDSARFYSKVIASNGDALSDPLPY; from the coding sequence ATGAGCCCACCGCTTACCGCTGCAAAAAAGCAATTTCCCAAAGGTTTCCTGTGGGGGTCGGCCACGGCCGCCCACCAGATCGAAGGTTCTCCCCTGGCCGACGGCGCCGGCCCCAGCATCTGGACCCGGTTCGCGCACACGCCTGGCATGACCTTGAACGGCGACACCGGCGACGTCGCCTGCGACCACTACCGGCGCTGGAAGGAAGACGTGGCGCTGATGCGCGAACTGGGCATGCAGGCCTATCGCTTCAGTGTGTCCTGGTCACGGATCCTGCCCGAGGGCACCGGCCGGGTGAACCAGAAAGGTCTGGACTTCTATTCGCGCCTGGTCGACGAGCTGCTGGCCAACGGCATCGAACCGCTGCTGACGCTCTACCACTGGGACCTGCCGGCGGCGCTGGACGACCGCGGCGGCTGGCTCAACCGCGATTGCGCCGACTGGTTCGCCGACTACGGCCGCGTGCTGTACCGCGCGCTCGACGGCCGGGTGAAGAAATGGGTCACGCTCAACGAGCCGTGGGTGATCACCGACGGCGGCTATCTGCACGGCGCGCTGGCGCCGGGCCATCGCAGCCGTTTCGAAGCGCCGATCGCCTCGCACAATCTGATGCGTTCGCATGGCGCCGCGGTGCAGGCCTACCGCGCCGAGGGCAGGCACGAGATCGGCCTGGTGGTGAACATCGAACCGAAATACGCCGCGTCGGATTCGGCCGAAGATCAGGCGGCGGTGCGTCGCGCCGATGCGTACATGAATCGCCAGTACCTGGATCCGGCCTTGCTCGGCAGCTACCCGGACGAAATGAAGGAGATCTTCGGCGAGGCCTGGCCGGACTGGCCGGCCGAAGATTTTGACCTGATCAGACAGCAACTGGACTTCATCGGCATCAACTACTACACGCGCAACGTCACCCAGGCGAACGACAGTTATCCCTTGCGCGCCGGACCGGTCAAACAACCGCTCGGCACGTACACCGAAACGGGCTGGGAAGTCTTTCCGCAAGGCCTGACGGACTTGCTGGTCTGGGCCAAGGACCGCTACGGCAATATCCCGACCTATATCACCGAGAACGGCGCCGCGTTCTTCGATCCGCCGGTGGCCGACACAGACCCATCGGGAGCCCGCCGCATCCGCGACCCGCTGCGCATCGACTACCTGCGCAAGCACCTGTCCGCCATCCACGACGCCATCGCCGCCGGTTGCGACATCCGCGGCTATATGGTGTGGTCGCTGCTGGACAACCTGGAATGGTCGCTGGGATACTCCAAGCGCTTCGGCATCGTGCACGTGAACTACGGCACGCAGGAAAGGACGCCGAAGGACAGCGCGCGCTTCTACAGCAAGGTCATCGCCAGCAATGGCGACGCGCTTTCGGACCCCTTACCTTACTGA
- the zwf gene encoding glucose-6-phosphate dehydrogenase gives MHDTLLLFGATGDLSQRYLFPSLQHLLRDRLLPPEFRVIAVGRSEYDDGGFQAWLRERLANGDSRDDAALEDLLRRTRYHALDLNDADAMAAALSQYADRPSVSYLSTPPDLFAPATRGLKAAGLLEGESRLVLEKPIGHDLASAREINATLKAALDESRIFRIDHYLGKAPVQNLLALRFGNTLMEAVWHNRWIESVDIMVAETAGVDGREGYYAHYGALRDMVQNHMLQLLALIAMEPPSALDADSIRDEKRKVLRSLRPMTVADVAQDSVRGRYADGVVDGQAVRGFKHDSDVETFVALRAYIDNWRWSGVPFRLVTGKRMPSRATEVLVSFKPVSHWVFERPSKERARHNRLRMRLQPEETIELGLMGSLAAPEWGATELQPMSLDLSMSPAPKRRIAYERLLVDALKGDQTLFVRDDEVEAAWQWIDSISDAWRKAGTPAQPYPAGSWGPAAAEAFLPATLSGNGHRKKSE, from the coding sequence ATGCACGACACCCTGTTGCTGTTCGGCGCCACCGGCGACCTGTCGCAGCGTTACCTCTTCCCTTCCCTGCAGCACCTGTTGCGCGATCGGCTGCTGCCGCCGGAATTCCGCGTGATCGCGGTCGGCCGCAGCGAATACGACGACGGCGGCTTCCAGGCCTGGCTGCGCGAACGGCTGGCGAACGGCGACTCGCGCGACGACGCGGCGCTGGAGGACCTGCTCCGCCGCACTCGCTACCACGCCCTGGACCTCAACGATGCCGACGCGATGGCGGCCGCGCTGTCGCAATACGCGGACCGGCCCAGCGTGAGCTACCTGTCCACGCCGCCGGACCTGTTCGCGCCCGCCACCCGCGGCCTGAAGGCCGCCGGCCTGCTGGAAGGCGAATCGCGGCTGGTGCTGGAAAAGCCGATCGGCCACGATCTGGCTTCGGCGCGCGAAATCAACGCCACGCTCAAGGCGGCGCTGGACGAATCGCGGATCTTCCGCATCGACCATTACCTGGGCAAGGCGCCGGTGCAGAACCTGCTGGCGCTGCGCTTCGGCAATACGCTGATGGAAGCGGTGTGGCACAACCGCTGGATCGAATCGGTCGACATCATGGTCGCCGAGACCGCCGGCGTCGACGGCCGCGAAGGCTATTACGCGCATTACGGCGCGCTGCGCGACATGGTCCAGAACCACATGCTGCAGCTGCTGGCATTGATCGCTATGGAGCCGCCGTCGGCGCTCGACGCGGACAGCATCCGCGACGAGAAACGCAAGGTGCTGCGTTCGCTGCGGCCGATGACCGTGGCCGACGTGGCCCAGGACAGCGTGCGCGGCCGCTACGCCGACGGCGTGGTCGACGGACAGGCGGTGCGCGGCTTCAAGCACGACAGCGACGTGGAGACCTTCGTGGCGTTGCGCGCCTACATCGACAACTGGCGCTGGTCCGGCGTGCCGTTCCGGCTGGTCACCGGCAAGCGCATGCCCTCGCGCGCCACCGAAGTGCTGGTCTCGTTCAAGCCGGTATCGCACTGGGTATTCGAACGGCCGAGCAAGGAACGCGCGCGCCACAACCGCCTGCGCATGCGCCTGCAGCCGGAAGAAACCATCGAGTTGGGCCTGATGGGCAGCCTGGCCGCGCCGGAATGGGGCGCGACGGAACTGCAGCCGATGTCGCTGGATTTGTCGATGTCGCCGGCTCCGAAACGCCGCATCGCCTACGAACGCCTGCTGGTGGACGCGCTGAAGGGCGACCAGACGCTGTTCGTGCGCGACGACGAAGTCGAAGCGGCCTGGCAGTGGATCGACAGCATCAGCGACGCCTGGCGGAAAGCCGGCACGCCGGCGCAGCCCTACCCGGCCGGCTCCTGGGGCCCGGCCGCGGCCGAGGCGTTCCTGCCGGCGACGCTGTCGGGCAACGGACACCGGAAGAAATCCGAGTGA
- the glk gene encoding glucokinase, with amino-acid sequence MNATGPRVLLADIGGTNARFALADTRAAMPLVVESVREFAVADFPSLGDAARHYLDTIEPTPLDDGGIRSGVFAVAGRVEGDQARITNHPWVISRSRTQTALGFEDLHLINDFAAQAMAILLLEGDALVPIGGATAKPVRAGADRTYAVLGPGTGLGVGALIIRDGRAYPLETEGGHVSFPPGTPEEIEILERLSAQFGRVSNERLICGPGLVNIHRALSEIAGEDPGPMRPADITERAAQGDVRSMRTIDVFCAVFGAISGDLVLTTGAWDGVYLTGGLVPKMLNALQHSGFRQRFEHKGRFSSNMAAVPTLAVVHPHPGLLGAAALALQYGNEHAASH; translated from the coding sequence GTGAACGCGACCGGCCCCCGCGTGCTGCTGGCCGACATCGGCGGCACCAATGCGCGCTTCGCGCTGGCCGATACCCGCGCGGCGATGCCGCTGGTGGTGGAGAGCGTACGCGAATTCGCGGTCGCCGATTTCCCCTCGCTGGGCGACGCCGCCCGCCATTACTTGGATACGATCGAACCCACTCCGCTCGACGATGGCGGCATACGCAGCGGCGTGTTCGCAGTGGCCGGCCGCGTGGAAGGCGACCAAGCGCGCATCACCAACCATCCCTGGGTGATTTCGCGCAGCCGCACCCAGACCGCGCTTGGTTTCGAAGACCTGCATCTGATCAACGATTTCGCCGCGCAGGCGATGGCGATCCTGTTGCTGGAAGGCGATGCGCTGGTCCCGATCGGCGGCGCGACGGCCAAGCCCGTGCGTGCCGGCGCCGACCGCACTTATGCCGTACTCGGCCCAGGCACCGGCCTTGGCGTGGGCGCGTTGATCATCCGCGACGGCCGCGCTTATCCGCTCGAGACCGAGGGCGGACACGTGAGCTTTCCCCCAGGCACGCCGGAAGAGATCGAGATCCTCGAACGCTTGTCCGCGCAATTCGGGCGCGTATCCAACGAACGGTTGATCTGCGGGCCCGGCCTTGTGAACATCCACCGCGCGCTGAGCGAAATCGCCGGCGAAGATCCTGGCCCGATGCGGCCGGCGGACATCACAGAACGCGCCGCGCAGGGCGATGTGCGCAGCATGCGCACGATCGACGTGTTCTGCGCCGTATTCGGCGCGATCTCCGGCGATCTGGTGCTCACCACCGGCGCTTGGGACGGCGTCTATCTGACCGGAGGCCTGGTGCCGAAGATGCTGAATGCGCTGCAGCACTCGGGTTTTCGGCAACGCTTCGAGCACAAAGGGCGGTTTTCGTCCAACATGGCGGCCGTGCCGACGCTTGCCGTCGTCCATCCGCATCCCGGCTTGCTCGGCGCCGCCGCGCTAGCATTGCAATACGGCAACGAGCACGCTGCCAGCCACTGA
- a CDS encoding ABC transporter ATP-binding protein yields the protein MARVQLDQVRKVYPNGFVAVDGATFEVADGELLVLVGPSGCGKSTLLRMIAGLESISSGTLKIGERAVNDVAPKDRDIAMVFQSYALYPHMTVAENLAFGLKLRGHDKNAIGARVAEAAKTLELDALLDRKPAALSGGQRQRVALGRALVRQPQAFLLDEPLSNLDAKLRMSMRVEIARLHRQLGATMIYVTHDQIEAMTLGQRIVVLDKGVIQQIDTPMALYKKPANLFVATFLGSPAMNVLRGRLSGEGGWAVQLADGMRVPLPGARVREQWIGREIDIGIRPEHLRPTSNGEAGAFEAEVEVVEPVGSEVFVNLRLGQQPLVARFEPNVLPERGKPMAIAVAGERTHFFDPDSGAAL from the coding sequence ATGGCCAGAGTCCAGCTAGACCAGGTGCGCAAGGTGTATCCGAACGGCTTCGTCGCCGTCGACGGCGCCACGTTCGAAGTCGCCGACGGCGAATTGCTGGTGCTGGTCGGGCCCTCGGGCTGCGGCAAGTCGACGCTGCTGCGGATGATCGCCGGGCTGGAATCGATCAGTTCGGGCACGCTCAAGATCGGAGAGCGCGCCGTCAACGACGTGGCGCCCAAGGATCGCGACATCGCGATGGTGTTCCAGAGCTATGCGCTGTACCCGCACATGACCGTGGCCGAGAACCTCGCTTTCGGATTGAAGCTGCGCGGCCACGACAAGAACGCCATCGGCGCCCGCGTGGCCGAAGCGGCCAAGACGCTCGAGCTCGATGCCCTGCTCGACCGCAAACCCGCGGCGTTGTCCGGCGGCCAGCGCCAGCGTGTCGCCTTGGGTCGCGCGCTGGTCCGTCAGCCGCAGGCGTTCCTGCTGGACGAACCGCTGTCCAACCTCGACGCCAAGCTGCGCATGTCGATGCGGGTGGAGATCGCCCGCCTGCACCGCCAGTTGGGTGCGACGATGATCTACGTCACCCACGACCAGATCGAGGCGATGACGCTGGGCCAGCGCATCGTCGTTCTCGACAAGGGCGTCATCCAGCAGATCGATACGCCGATGGCGCTGTACAAGAAGCCGGCGAACCTGTTCGTAGCGACGTTCCTGGGCAGCCCGGCGATGAACGTGCTGCGCGGGCGCTTGTCCGGCGAGGGTGGATGGGCCGTGCAACTGGCCGATGGCATGCGCGTGCCGCTGCCCGGGGCTCGCGTGCGCGAGCAATGGATCGGACGCGAGATCGACATCGGCATCAGGCCCGAGCATCTGCGCCCGACGTCCAATGGAGAGGCGGGCGCTTTCGAGGCGGAAGTGGAAGTCGTGGAACCGGTCGGCAGCGAAGTGTTCGTCAATCTCCGGCTCGGCCAGCAGCCGCTGGTCGCGCGTTTCGAACCGAACGTGCTGCCCGAGCGCGGCAAGCCGATGGCGATCGCGGTGGCCGGCGAGCGGACGCATTTCTTCGACCCCGACAGCGGCGCTGCTCTGTAG
- a CDS encoding S9 family peptidase yields the protein MPPQFDRVQFLARPDVSGATLSPDGRHVAYLREEGRNRGVWLLPTAGGAPRRLLSQTDAARLSWSRDSRWLFLASPRQLFALATAGQAGSGAIAKLGGRWEREFETADPASPAAAIVLESPPLVSRLSKRWRLYRIGVDGKQTLLHEDARQIVGFAFDDRAKLAFVSVAESDKYVVYRIVGGRRREAMRCVNLERCSLLSAGNDGSALLETNVGSDRVRLARLDPGGRLQTLQDDPRGEADIDEVALDPLTRQPLIASYRSTVAANFGLTPDASRHVEAIEKRCPQRNLRIEVGRGAGARWLVHERAGSLKGERLHLYDPVSGDFREILGDAGFHHGRTPTSRLPETQMARKIAFAYPGSDGMRLQGFVLLPPGVDPARAPLVANVHGGPFNLYRPEFSAQSQLLANRGYVVFEPNFRGSTGLGREYMFAGKGDFGNGRVQQDIVDGVRYLLAQGIGDAGRVGMIGASFGGYSALQGVTFQPELFKVGVAAVPPADFGWVLRWYSRSVDRVSPGIPLSTSMRLLSLDPADAAIAERLRAQSPIANAPRMNRPVLLLAGGDDERVPIRSVLHYAAELKTLGKDVSLFVDAEGEHQLVDPLTREAYLYLLERILHRRLGGVEPKRPDKALRQHLRRNLLLAGSDFRDLQ from the coding sequence TTGCCCCCGCAATTCGATCGCGTCCAATTCCTTGCCCGCCCCGATGTCTCCGGCGCCACGCTCTCGCCCGATGGCCGCCATGTCGCCTACCTGCGCGAAGAAGGCCGCAACCGCGGCGTCTGGCTGTTGCCCACGGCCGGCGGCGCGCCGAGGCGGCTGCTGTCGCAGACGGACGCCGCGCGATTGTCGTGGTCGCGCGATAGTCGCTGGCTGTTCCTGGCCTCGCCGCGGCAGCTGTTCGCGCTGGCGACGGCCGGCCAAGCCGGTTCCGGCGCGATCGCCAAACTCGGCGGGCGCTGGGAGCGCGAGTTCGAGACGGCCGACCCCGCATCGCCCGCCGCCGCCATCGTCCTGGAAAGCCCGCCGCTGGTGTCGCGCCTGTCCAAGCGATGGCGGCTGTATCGGATCGGCGTCGACGGCAAGCAAACGCTACTGCACGAAGATGCCCGGCAGATCGTCGGCTTCGCGTTCGACGATCGCGCGAAGCTGGCGTTCGTCAGCGTTGCGGAAAGCGACAAATACGTCGTCTACCGGATCGTTGGCGGCCGCCGACGCGAAGCCATGCGCTGCGTGAACCTGGAACGCTGCTCGCTGCTCTCGGCCGGCAACGACGGCAGCGCGCTGCTGGAAACGAACGTCGGCAGCGATCGAGTTCGCCTCGCCCGCCTGGATCCCGGCGGAAGGCTGCAGACCCTGCAGGACGATCCGCGGGGCGAAGCCGACATCGACGAGGTCGCGCTCGATCCGCTCACCCGGCAACCGCTGATTGCGAGCTACCGCAGCACGGTCGCGGCCAACTTCGGACTGACGCCAGACGCCAGTCGCCATGTCGAGGCCATCGAAAAGCGCTGCCCGCAACGCAATCTGCGGATCGAAGTCGGCCGCGGCGCCGGCGCGCGCTGGCTCGTGCACGAGCGCGCGGGCTCGCTGAAAGGCGAGCGGCTGCATCTGTACGACCCGGTCTCGGGCGACTTCCGCGAGATCCTCGGCGACGCCGGCTTCCATCACGGCCGTACGCCGACGTCTCGCCTTCCGGAAACGCAGATGGCGCGCAAGATCGCGTTCGCCTATCCCGGCTCGGACGGCATGCGGTTGCAGGGCTTCGTGTTGCTGCCGCCCGGCGTCGACCCGGCGCGCGCACCGCTGGTCGCCAACGTGCACGGCGGTCCGTTCAATCTGTACCGCCCGGAATTCAGCGCGCAATCGCAGCTGCTGGCCAATCGCGGCTACGTGGTTTTCGAGCCCAATTTCCGCGGTTCGACCGGCCTGGGCCGCGAATACATGTTCGCGGGCAAAGGCGATTTCGGCAACGGACGCGTGCAGCAGGACATCGTCGACGGCGTGCGCTATCTGCTCGCCCAGGGCATCGGCGACGCCGGCCGGGTCGGCATGATCGGCGCGTCGTTCGGCGGTTATTCCGCGCTGCAGGGCGTCACCTTCCAGCCCGAATTGTTCAAGGTCGGCGTGGCGGCGGTGCCGCCGGCGGATTTCGGCTGGGTGCTGCGTTGGTATTCGCGCAGCGTAGATCGGGTGTCGCCAGGCATTCCGCTCTCGACCAGCATGCGTCTGCTGTCGCTGGACCCGGCCGATGCCGCCATCGCCGAGCGACTGCGCGCGCAATCGCCGATCGCGAACGCGCCGCGCATGAATCGCCCGGTACTGCTGCTGGCCGGCGGCGACGACGAACGGGTGCCGATCCGCAGCGTGTTGCATTACGCGGCGGAGCTCAAGACGCTGGGCAAGGATGTGAGCCTGTTCGTCGATGCCGAAGGCGAGCACCAGCTCGTCGACCCTCTCACTCGGGAGGCCTATCTTTACCTGCTCGAACGAATCCTGCACCGCCGGCTCGGCGGCGTGGAGCCGAAGCGGCCGGACAAGGCATTGCGCCAGCATCTGCGCCGCAACCTGCTGCTGGCCGGCTCGGATTTCCGCGACCTGCAATAG
- a CDS encoding mechanosensitive ion channel family protein: protein MESGFWQQAGAIAWPLAIALALGFLVQQALSSVSRRAKAHVATRLRARVVRVIATPAAVALPLLFLSIAVHATPLPSEWIARAQHWLSVGVLLCFTWLAVRAVGAVERRILREHPVEIADNLRARRVQTQARVLSRIVQGGIILLGISIALMTFPPIRQLGTALLASAGILGLAAGIAAKPVFGNLIAGLQIALAQPIRLDDVVIVEGEWGRVEEIGSTYVVVRIWDERRLVVPLQWFIENPFQNWTRTTSQLLGPAFLWLDYRTPMAEVRDALQRICESDERWDGRVCVAQVTDADQRAIQIRLLVSARNSGDLFDLRCAVRERMVEFLNTSHPYALPRLRLRFGRVKPDEMRERTMSEAEFHGATTSPGAEDVNEADLAEAPARDGISG from the coding sequence ATGGAATCCGGGTTCTGGCAACAAGCCGGCGCCATCGCCTGGCCGCTGGCGATCGCGCTGGCTCTGGGCTTTCTCGTCCAGCAAGCGCTATCGTCGGTATCGCGCCGGGCGAAGGCGCACGTCGCCACCCGGTTGCGCGCCAGGGTCGTGCGCGTGATCGCGACGCCTGCCGCGGTCGCGCTGCCGCTGCTGTTCCTGAGCATCGCGGTGCACGCCACGCCATTGCCCTCGGAGTGGATCGCGCGGGCGCAGCACTGGCTCAGCGTCGGCGTCCTGCTCTGCTTCACGTGGCTGGCGGTGCGCGCAGTGGGGGCCGTGGAAAGGCGCATCCTGCGCGAGCATCCGGTCGAGATCGCCGACAACCTGCGCGCGCGCCGGGTGCAGACGCAAGCGCGTGTGCTGAGCCGCATCGTCCAGGGCGGGATCATCTTATTGGGCATCTCGATCGCGCTGATGACCTTTCCGCCCATCCGCCAACTCGGCACGGCGTTGCTGGCTTCCGCCGGCATCCTCGGCTTGGCTGCGGGCATCGCCGCCAAGCCCGTGTTCGGCAACCTGATCGCGGGGTTGCAGATCGCGCTGGCGCAGCCGATCCGGCTCGACGACGTCGTCATCGTCGAGGGCGAATGGGGCCGTGTCGAAGAAATAGGCAGCACTTATGTCGTAGTCCGGATCTGGGACGAACGCCGATTGGTGGTGCCGCTGCAATGGTTCATCGAAAATCCTTTCCAGAACTGGACGCGCACCACTTCGCAACTGCTCGGACCCGCTTTCCTTTGGCTTGACTACCGCACGCCGATGGCCGAAGTCCGCGATGCGTTGCAGCGGATCTGCGAAAGCGACGAACGCTGGGATGGCCGGGTCTGCGTGGCCCAGGTCACCGACGCCGACCAGCGCGCCATCCAGATCCGCCTGCTGGTGAGCGCGCGCAATTCCGGCGACCTGTTCGACCTGCGCTGCGCGGTGCGCGAACGGATGGTCGAATTCCTCAACACGTCGCACCCTTACGCGCTGCCGCGCCTGCGCCTGCGCTTCGGGCGCGTCAAGCCCGACGAGATGCGCGAGCGGACGATGTCCGAGGCCGAATTCCATGGCGCCACGACTTCGCCGGGCGCCGAGGACGTCAACGAAGCCGACCTGGCCGAAGCGCCGGCACGGGACGGGATTTCCGGATAG